The Streptomyces sp. WZ-12 genome segment CATCGCGGGAGTGTCGGTCAGAGAGTCAAGCAACCTGAGCAGTCCGGGCCGCACCCGCTGCGGCTCCATCGTGCGGCGCCGGGTTGAGCCCGGCCTGGGGCGCGCCAGGTCGAACAGGTGGGCACGCTCGGCCGCATCCAGGCGTAGCACGCGGGCCACGGCCTCCAACACCTGCGCGGAGACGTTCGGGTTGCGCCCGCGTTCCAGCCGGATGTAGTAGTCGACGCTGATCCCGGCCAGCTGTGCCACCTCTTCGCGCCGCAGCCCTGGTACGCGGCGGCGGCTGGTGTCCGGGAGCAAGCCGACCTCGCGGGGACTGGTCCGGGCCCGACGCGAGCGCAGGAAATCGCGCAGCTCAAGGTTGGGCTCACGCCCCGCTGACTGGCTCATTCCCTCAGGCTAGGACAGCCTGCGCCGCTGCTGCACGGCGGAAGGGGGGTCTGGCGAACCCCCTGTACACCCTGCCCCTGCTGGCCGTGCGCGGCGCGCTCTCCGCGGTGGTCTCCTGGATTGCGGCACAACCATTCGTACTTGCCTGAAGAGGGATCACCTTGTCCAAGCCCCTGATCGTCATCACCGGCGCCAGCTCCGGCATCGGCGCGGCCACCGCCCGCCTCCTGTCCGCCCAGGGGCACCACCTCCTGTTGCTCGCCCGGCGGCTGGACAAGCTCCAGGAGCTCGGCCTGCCCGAGACCCTGTGCCGCAAGGTCGACGTCACCGACCGGGACGCGCTCCACGTCGCCGTGCGCGAGGCGGAGGAGCGGTTCGGGCCGGCGGACGCGATCGTCAACAACGCGGGGGCGATGCTCCTGGGTCGCGTTGAGGACCAGAGCCCCGAGGAGTGGGACCGGATGATCGACCTGAACATCAAGGGCGTGCTCTACGGCACTCGCGCCGTCCTCCCCGGCATGCTCGCCCGCGGCGCCGGCACGATCATCAACGTCAGCTCCGTCGCCGGACGCAAGACCTTCCCCAACCACACCGCCTACGTGGGCACGAAGTTCGCCGTTCACGCGATGTCGGAGAACCTGCGCAAGGAGGTCGCCTCCTCCGGCGTGCGCGTGGTGACCATCGCCCCCGGTGCCGTGGAAACCGAGTTGCTGTCCCACACCAGCGATGAGCAGATCAAGCAGGACTACGAGGTGTGGAAGAAGTCCGCCGGCGGCGCCCTGGATCCCCAGGCCGTGGCGGAAGCCATCGCCTACGCCTACCACCAGCCGTCGAGCGTCACCATCCGCGAGATCGTCCTCGCCGCCACCGGTCAGGAAGCCTGACCAGCACCACACCACGGGCAAGTCAGGTTCGACGAGACGGGTCGGTCCCGGCAGCCAACGAGGAGACGACTGCGGTTGGCTGTGTGCCCGGCTGCTGACGGCGGCGGGGTGCTGGTGGCGTGCCCGCGGCATCCGCACCTGTCATGGTGCGAGAAGCCGCCCGCATTCCGAACGTGATCGCTGGGGTGCCGTTCAGGGCCTCGGCCATCGCGTTGCCATAGCTGTCCACGCCGGAGCCGACCGACGCGGCAGTGCCGATCTCGGCGAGCCGGTTGGCGTACCGCATGTACACGCATTGCGGCCCGGGGTCGCTGCGATGAATGCGGCCGGAGTCCTTCTTGATCCTCCGTCTCCATAGCGCCATATCCGGTGCTTCCAACGGGAGTTCGGTCCGCGTGCGGTTCGCGACCTGCCAGCCGATGATCATCCGCGAGAACACGTCCAGGGCGAGGGCCACGTATGCCCACCCCGACCACGTGCGGACATACGTCCCGTCCGCCGCCCACAGCTGGTCGGACCAGACAAGCGCCCGCATACGGGCCCGACCCTCCAGCCGCTGCCCTTCAGGCTGTCGTCGATCACCTGGTCGCCCCCGTCCGGGGACGGTCGAACTCCTGGGCAAAGAAGCGCACTTGTTGCCTTGAGGACCTCGTTTTGCCCGTCTCAACTCCGCTATTTCTTTGCGTAGTTGCTTCAGCTCCCCTCACGCTCGACGCTGGTCGGCCGGTCGTCGCGTTCCCCGGCGCGTGCCTCGGCCTGGCGGGCCCAGCCGCGCAGGGCCTGCTTGCGGATGCCCGGGACCTTGGCGACGCGCGCATTCGGACGACCCGTACTGCTCACGCTTCTCCCTCGGGTCAGGATCCATGCCTGGCTTCACGGACTCCACGACACCGAGGTCAGCTCATCCCGTCAGGTGCGGGCCGCACGCCCCCCGACGGGGTTGGTTGAGCCCGGGAGCGTACGACGGCAGCGGACAGTCGGTCAGCCGTGGTCGGGCGGCGGTCGGCCGACGTGTTCCCTCCCCGACGTGCCCGCCCCCAAGAGCCGGATGCCGCGCAAGCCCCCTCGCCTGGCACCTGCGTTGACGTCATACCCCACTGCGCCACGGAGTCGACGGCCGTTCTCCAGTAGCGGTGCCGCGTACCGGTCACTTTCGCCGGGCTGAACGGTGGCCTGTCTGTCGGGGCTCAGGCATCCGCCGGCGCGGGGCGGTTGTCGGCTCGTACGGTCCCGCCCATCAGCAGCGTTTCCGTGCCACGACTGGCTCTGCGCGTGTAGATAACGCGTAGATAAATGGAGATGGTCCGTTTTTGCCGCGAGGAATCCCAACTAGCCCCGTCTATCCGCTAGATCACGTTTGCGCATCCATTCGCCGCCATGTCTGGCAATAGTTCACCGAGGCGTTGAAGACTCCCGCACCAACAGGGCGTTTGCCCCTGCGTACGACGGACTGAACAGCCGCCACAGCGCCAAGCGCGGGCCGGCCACCGCCGGTTGAGAGGGGTCCCTGCCAGATGACGGCACCACTGCACGAGCCGACTGCGGAAGCGGCGCCGAACGCTGCCGACCAGGCATCGGTCGCCAGCGTCGACGCCAAGGCCGTACCGGGCCGTTCCCTAGGCCGGATTGCCTGGGAACGCCTCAAGCGCGACAAACTCGCTCTGACCGGCGGCATCGTCGTGCTCTTCCTCATCGTGGTCGCGCTTCTCGCACCGGCGATCGTGCACGCGGCCGGCCAGGATCCCAACCTGCACCACGAGGACCTGATCGACCCGCTCTTCGGCACCCCCAAGGGCGCCCTCGGCGGTATCAGTGGCGACCACTTGCTCGGCGTCGAACCGGTCAGCGGCCGCGACGTCTTCGCCCGCGTCGTCTACGGCGCCCAGATCTCCCTGCTCGTGGGCTTCCTGTCCGCCGTGGTCGCCGTCATCCTGGGGACCGTCCTCGGCATCCTCGCCGGCTTCTTCGGCGGTTGGGTGGACGCGGCCATCAGCCGGGTCATGGACGGCCTGCTCGCCTTCCCACAGCTGCTGTTCATCATCGCGCTGGTCTCCGTCATGCCGAACGAGATGCTCGGCCTGTCCGGCACGGGTGTGCGCGTCTTCGTGATGATCCTGGTCATCGGCTTCTTCGGCTGGCCCTACATCGGACGCGTGGTGCGCGGCCAGACGCTCTCGCTGCGCGAACGCGAATACGTCGAGGCGGCGCGCTCGCTGGGCGCCGGCCGCATCTACATCCTGTTCAAGGAACTGCCGCCCAACATCGTGGCGCCGATCATCGTCTACACGACGATGATGATCCCGACCAACATCCTGACCGAGGCCGCGCTCAGCTTCCTCGGCGTGGGCGTCAAGCCGCCGACCGCCTCCTGGGGCCAGATGCTCTCGACGGCCATCGACTACTACGCGGCCGACCCCATGTACATGGTGGTCCCCGGTGTGGCGATCTTCATCACCGTTCTCGCCTTCAACCTCTTCGGCGACGGTGTGCGCGACGCGCTCGACCCCAAGGGCTCTCGCTGAACTCCCCTTCCCCCAGTGGCCCGTGACCTCCGCGGGGCCTCCCCTCTATCCGAAGGATGCAAGAACGTGACTACCCAACGCACCTCAGCGCGGCGCAAGCAGACCCTGGCCGCAGCGGCCGTGGTCGGGGCGCTGCTGACCACGGCGGCGTGTGGCGGCAACGGCGGTGCCGACAGCGGCGATTCGAAGAACGGTGCGGCCGGCTACGACGCGGCCAACAACAAGGTCGCCCAGGCTTCCGAGGCCGAGAAGGGCGGCACGTTGAAGTTCGCGTCCGCCCAGGACGCCGACTCGTGGGACACCACGCGCGGCTACTACGGCATGATGTGGAACTTCTCTCGCTACTACAGCCGCCAGTTGGTCACGAACAAGGCGGAGCCCGGCGAGACCGGCGCGCAGGTGACCCCGGACCTCGCCAAGGACCTCGCCAAGGTAAGCGACGACGGCAAGACCTACACCTACACGCTGCGCTCCGACGTGACCTGGGAGGACGGCAAGCCGATCACCTCCAAGGACGTCAAGTACGGCATCGAACGCGTCTGGGCGCAGGATGTGCTGTCCGGCGGTCCGACCTATCTCAAGGAGGTCCTGGACCCGGACGGGAAGTACCAGGGCCCCTACAAGGACACGCACAAGGAACGCCTGGGGCTGGAGGCGATCGACACACCGGACGACCAGACCATCGTCTTCCACCTGCCGAAGGCCAACTCTGACTTCGAGCAGATGCTGGGCCTGGTCTCGGCATCCCCGGTCCGCCAGGACAAGGACACCAAGTCCAAGTACGGTCTGCACCCCTTCTCCTCCGGCCCGTACAAGTTCGCCTCGTACAGCCCGGGCAAGGACCTGAAGCTCGTCCGCAACACCGAGTGGAAGCAGACCTCGGACCCGATCCGCAAGGCATACCCGGACGAGATCACCATCAAGTTCTTCTCGAACGCCAACGAGATGGACCAGCGCCTGATAGCCGGTGACTACGACCTGGACCTGAGCCAGACCGGCATGTCGCCGCAAGGCCGCCAGACCGCCCTGAAGAAGCACAAGGCCAACCTGGACAACCCGGTCTCCGGCTACGTCCGTTACGCCGTCTTCCCGCAGAGCGTGAAGCCGTTCGACAACATCCACTGCCGCAACGCCGTGATCTACGGCGCCGACCACGTATCGCTCCAGACCGCGCGCGGCGGCCCGGTCGCCGGCGGTGACATCGGCACCAACATGCTGCCCCCGGCGGTGCCTGGCGCCGAGGGCCAGAAGTACGACCCGTTCGGGTTGGCCGGCGCCAACAAGGGCGGCAACGTCGAGAAGGCCAAGGAAGAACTGAAGGCTTGCGGGCAGCCGGACGGCTTCAAGACCACCATCGCCGTCCGCAACAACAAGCCGGTCGAGGTGGCCACCGCCGAGTCGCTCCAGGCATCGCTGAAGAAGATCGGCATCGACGCGCAGATCGACCAGTACGACGGCTCGCAGATCGCCGGCATCATCGGCAGTCCCGCGAACGTGAAGAAGAAGGGCTACGGCATCATCATCATGGGCTGGGGTCCGGACTTCCCCTCCGTCCAGGGCTACGGTCTGCCGCTGTGGAACAGCAACTACATCCTGCAGAGCGGTAACAACAACTACGCCCTGATCAAGGACAAGACGATCGACGGCCTCTTCGACGACTACGTCAACGAGTTGGACGACGCCAAGAAGGCCGGGATCGCCACTCAGATCAACCACAAGGTCATGGAGGGCGGCTACTACCTGCCCTTCGTCTTCGAGCGGTTCATCAACTGGCGCTCCGACCGCCTGGCGAACGTCTACACCTCGGACGGCTACAGCGGCATGTACGACTTCGTCAACCTCGGCCTGAAATCCTCGAAGTAGACCCGGCACACCCGCCCGTACGGCACGAAAGGCAGGTGAAGGCCGGCGCGGTGAGACCGCGGGCCCCGGAGACATCCGGACGTCCGCGGTCCGCTGCGGGCCGTAAGCCGTGCTCGCTTACTTCATCAGGCGGTTGTTCGCCGCCGCCGTGATGTTGGTGGTCATCATCCTGGTGGTCTTCAGCATCTTCTTCCTCGTCCCCCAGTGGGCCGGTGTCGACGTGGCCACGAGCTTCGTGGGCAAGCAGGCCGACCCCGCCGCCGTTGAGGCGGTGCGGCAGAAGCTGGGTCTGGGCGACCCGATCCACCTTCAGGTCTGGGAGTTCTTCAAGGGCATCTTCGTCGGCCGCACCTACACGGGCGGTGGCGAGGCCACCCAGTGCGCCGCGCCGTGCTTCGGCTACTCCTTCCGTAGCGAGCAGGCCGTCTGGCCCGTGTTGGCCGACCGCTTCCCGGTGACCCTGGGGCTCGCACTCGGTGCCGCGGTGCTGTGGCTGCTCTTCGGTGTCGCCGCGGGTGTGCTCTCCGCGCTCAAGCGGGGCAGCCTGTGGGACCGCGGCGCGATGCTGATCGCCCTCGGCGGCGTCTCGCTCCCCATCTACTTCACCGGCATGCTCAGCCTGGCGATCTTCGCGTTCGGGCTGGGCTGGATCAACGGTGAGTACGTACCCCTCGGCGACAGCTTCAGCGGCTGGTTCGGCGGCATGATCCTGCCGTGGATCACCCTGGCGTTCCTCTACGCGGCGATGTACGCCCGAATCACCCGCGCCACGATGTTGGACATCCTGGGCGAGGACTACATCCGCACGGCTCGTGCCAAGGGCCTGCGGGAGAAGACCGTCATCGCCAAGCACGCGATGCGCTCGACCATGACACCCCTCCTGACCATGCTCGGCATGGATCTCGGCGCCCTCATCGGCGGCGCGATCCTGACCGAGACGACGTTCAGCCTGCCCGGCCTCGGCCAGGCGGTGCTCAACGCCATCAAGACCCAGGACCTGCCGATCATCCTGGGTGTCGTACTGATCACCTCCGTCGCGGTGCTCATCGCCAACCTCGTGGTGGACGCCCTGTACGCCGCGATCGATCCCCGAGTGAGGCTCGCGTGACCGAACTCAGCAACAGCGACGCCGCCGTGGGCGAACCCGCCGACGCCGCCGCCTCGTTGGCCCCGACCTCCTTCCTGGAAGTGCGCGACCTGAAGGTGCACTTCCCCACCGACGACGGCCTGGTGAAGTCCGTCGACGGGCTCAACTTCGCGTTGGAGAAGGGCAGGACCCTCGGCATCGTGGGCGAGTCGGGGTCCGGCAAGTCAGTGACCTCGCTGGCCATCATGGGCCTGCACACCGCCGGCCAGTACGGCAAGCGCAGGGCGCGGCTCTCCGGCGAGATCTGGCTGAACGGCACCGAGTTGCTGTCCGCCGATCCGGAACGCGTGCGCAGGATGCGCGGCCGTGAGATGGCCATGATCTTCCAGGACCCGCTGTCCGCACTGCACCCGTACTACTCGATCGGTCAGCAGATCATGGAGGCATACCGGGTCCACCACCATGTCGACAAGAGGACCGTCCGGAAGTGGGCCGTCGAAATGCTCGACCGGGTGGGCATCCCCCAACCGGACAAACGCGTGGACAGCTACCCGCACGAGTTCTCCGGGGGGATGCGCCAGCGCGCGATGATCGCGATGTCGCTGGTGAACAACCCCGAACTGCTCATCGCGGACGAGCCGACCACCGCCCTGGACGTCACCGTGCAGGCGCAGATCCTCGACCTGATCCGCGACCTGCAGAAGGAGTTCGGCTCCGCGGTCATCATCATCACCCACGACCTGGGCGTCGTCGCCGAACTGGCCGACGACCTCCTGGTGATGTACGGCGGCCGCTGCGTCGAGCGCGGACCGGCCGAGAAGGTGTTCTACGAGCCCCGGCACCCCTACACCTGGGGCCTGCTCGGCTCGATGCCGCGTCTGGACCGCGACCAGCGGGACCGGCTCATCCCCGTCAAGGGCTCCCCGCCCTCCCTCATCAACGTCCCAGCCGGTTGCGCGTTCAACCCGCGCTGCCCGTACGCCGACGTTCCGAAGGGCGACATCACCCGCACGGTCCGCCCCGAACTGATCGAGGTCGGCGATCAGCACTGGGCCGCCTGCCACATGCCGCAGGGGCA includes the following:
- a CDS encoding ABC transporter ATP-binding protein — its product is MTELSNSDAAVGEPADAAASLAPTSFLEVRDLKVHFPTDDGLVKSVDGLNFALEKGRTLGIVGESGSGKSVTSLAIMGLHTAGQYGKRRARLSGEIWLNGTELLSADPERVRRMRGREMAMIFQDPLSALHPYYSIGQQIMEAYRVHHHVDKRTVRKWAVEMLDRVGIPQPDKRVDSYPHEFSGGMRQRAMIAMSLVNNPELLIADEPTTALDVTVQAQILDLIRDLQKEFGSAVIIITHDLGVVAELADDLLVMYGGRCVERGPAEKVFYEPRHPYTWGLLGSMPRLDRDQRDRLIPVKGSPPSLINVPAGCAFNPRCPYADVPKGDITRTVRPELIEVGDQHWAACHMPQGQRERIWTEEIAPKL
- a CDS encoding ABC transporter permease, with translation MLAYFIRRLFAAAVMLVVIILVVFSIFFLVPQWAGVDVATSFVGKQADPAAVEAVRQKLGLGDPIHLQVWEFFKGIFVGRTYTGGGEATQCAAPCFGYSFRSEQAVWPVLADRFPVTLGLALGAAVLWLLFGVAAGVLSALKRGSLWDRGAMLIALGGVSLPIYFTGMLSLAIFAFGLGWINGEYVPLGDSFSGWFGGMILPWITLAFLYAAMYARITRATMLDILGEDYIRTARAKGLREKTVIAKHAMRSTMTPLLTMLGMDLGALIGGAILTETTFSLPGLGQAVLNAIKTQDLPIILGVVLITSVAVLIANLVVDALYAAIDPRVRLA
- a CDS encoding DDE-type integrase/transposase/recombinase, whose product is MRALVWSDQLWAADGTYVRTWSGWAYVALALDVFSRMIIGWQVANRTRTELPLEAPDMALWRRRIKKDSGRIHRSDPGPQCVYMRYANRLAEIGTAASVGSGVDSYGNAMAEALNGTPAITFGMRAASRTMTGADAAGTPPAPRRRQQPGTQPTAVVSSLAAGTDPSRRT
- a CDS encoding ABC transporter permease, with translation MTAPLHEPTAEAAPNAADQASVASVDAKAVPGRSLGRIAWERLKRDKLALTGGIVVLFLIVVALLAPAIVHAAGQDPNLHHEDLIDPLFGTPKGALGGISGDHLLGVEPVSGRDVFARVVYGAQISLLVGFLSAVVAVILGTVLGILAGFFGGWVDAAISRVMDGLLAFPQLLFIIALVSVMPNEMLGLSGTGVRVFVMILVIGFFGWPYIGRVVRGQTLSLREREYVEAARSLGAGRIYILFKELPPNIVAPIIVYTTMMIPTNILTEAALSFLGVGVKPPTASWGQMLSTAIDYYAADPMYMVVPGVAIFITVLAFNLFGDGVRDALDPKGSR
- a CDS encoding ABC transporter substrate-binding protein translates to MTTQRTSARRKQTLAAAAVVGALLTTAACGGNGGADSGDSKNGAAGYDAANNKVAQASEAEKGGTLKFASAQDADSWDTTRGYYGMMWNFSRYYSRQLVTNKAEPGETGAQVTPDLAKDLAKVSDDGKTYTYTLRSDVTWEDGKPITSKDVKYGIERVWAQDVLSGGPTYLKEVLDPDGKYQGPYKDTHKERLGLEAIDTPDDQTIVFHLPKANSDFEQMLGLVSASPVRQDKDTKSKYGLHPFSSGPYKFASYSPGKDLKLVRNTEWKQTSDPIRKAYPDEITIKFFSNANEMDQRLIAGDYDLDLSQTGMSPQGRQTALKKHKANLDNPVSGYVRYAVFPQSVKPFDNIHCRNAVIYGADHVSLQTARGGPVAGGDIGTNMLPPAVPGAEGQKYDPFGLAGANKGGNVEKAKEELKACGQPDGFKTTIAVRNNKPVEVATAESLQASLKKIGIDAQIDQYDGSQIAGIIGSPANVKKKGYGIIIMGWGPDFPSVQGYGLPLWNSNYILQSGNNNYALIKDKTIDGLFDDYVNELDDAKKAGIATQINHKVMEGGYYLPFVFERFINWRSDRLANVYTSDGYSGMYDFVNLGLKSSK
- a CDS encoding SDR family oxidoreductase; amino-acid sequence: MSKPLIVITGASSGIGAATARLLSAQGHHLLLLARRLDKLQELGLPETLCRKVDVTDRDALHVAVREAEERFGPADAIVNNAGAMLLGRVEDQSPEEWDRMIDLNIKGVLYGTRAVLPGMLARGAGTIINVSSVAGRKTFPNHTAYVGTKFAVHAMSENLRKEVASSGVRVVTIAPGAVETELLSHTSDEQIKQDYEVWKKSAGGALDPQAVAEAIAYAYHQPSSVTIREIVLAATGQEA